The genomic DNA ggaaggagagaaggagggaagggggaaggagggagggaaggaaggggagcaggagagaagaaacgagggaaggaaggagggagggagggaagaagaagtaggaccgttgtaagataagatggatctatgggatgttaagaaagcaatcttcaagtatattgtcaactgtagggaaaattttttataaatacatattattaataacagttatgagatcacataattgtgaatgtatatatgaaattgatgaaataaaaaaaaataaaaataaaagaataccaTTATCACAAATTGTGCCTCTGCTGGAATATTGCCTAGCTTGAAACTCTGAGATATTTTTATGAAGTGACTCAGACTGAGCCATCCCTCAGGCTTTTCCCCGATTCCAAGTGAGCATTTCCACTTATTCTTAAGTCGCTAGAAAACTGTGGCAGTAACAAATGTGTTGTTCTGATTGtcaaatccattttatttttattgtctcCATTTCAGGTCGCTGCATTTCATTCAAGACAGTGATCGATGAAGCCTTAAATGATGTTTTACATCTTGAGGTTGCACTATGATGATGGCGAAAGAAGAAAATACTACATTGTTGACATCTAAGAGCAATTTAAGTGTGCTCACTGCATAGGTTGGGGAAGAGGTGAAAGCAACATCGTAGTATGTGAACTTGGAATTATCTGCCCCTGTACAGTGTcccttatttattaatcaaatttaaataGCAGCTCATCTCAAAGAAAGTGACTCTGCAAGTTTGCAagttaaacttgcaaacttgcaaacttgcaaattTAAATAGCAGCTCATCTCAAAGAATGTGACTCTGAGCTACATATAACAATccaataaaacagtaaaaacctTTCTCCTAGTTCAACTTTTCTTTCCGTTCCCGTAGGCTCTCTTCCGTAAGCGTTGACCTCTGTCCTTAAGATTGGAGAAACTGAAGTTCTTATCAGCAGCTGAGATAAGAAAAGTCCTTGGCTGTTCAGGAACTCAGAAATCGTTTTAAATATGTCTCAACACTTTTATGACTTGGCATTATATAGAGCAGCACGCTTTAAGATCATTGGCAGAACTTAAAGAGAACTGGGGTCATACGGCGGATTCCACTTTCATTCTAACAAATTTGAGTTTTCTGGCACCAAATTATGTTTCTAGATGATGATTTTTATATTACAATTACTTTGGAAAAGAGCAAAGGGCAGTGTGTTCACAGACACATGCACAAGATTTGCCCGAATAATCCACCAATGAGAAAAATCTTTGAAGCAGCTTAAAGTAATAAAGCCTGACTGATCATCATTATACAATCAGGGGGCTGTCATTTCAGTAACTTCATCGGGGGTCTTTCTGCTGTCCACCATTCCCATGAATAAGCCCATAAGCAGGGGTTTTCCAGAGGCTTTAAAATCATGATCACCTAGTACACTTTGTTAAGTATTCGGTTCACAACATATCCAGGGCTTTACACATCAATGAATTGTGACTGAATCTGGCCACATGCTCAAAAGCAGGGAACAAGGTGGTTTGAGAATCGATATCATGTGATTTCACTTAGCTGCCTCATTTGATCATCAGCTGTTGTTTGTTCAATGAAAGCACCACACAAAGAAAAAACAGCTGAAATAATTGAAGGCTacataattaaagccaagctACATTTTCAAGAAATATTCACATTGAGGAATGTGCTAGAAGTTCTCTGTCTAGTTATCTACCCCTTCAGGAGAAGTAAAAACCATCTCTAAATGAGTTACCTTAATTCTTGGTACAAACTAATCACATTATCGGCTTATTGGAATTCAGATTTAGTGAAGTCTCACTCTGTCTATTCCTAATGGATATCTGTTGTCAATTGCAAAATTTCTCCTGATTCACATGAAGAAATAGATATCACCATgccaaatagatagatagatagatagatagatagatagatagagatagatagatagatagagagagagagagagatagagagagagagagagagagagatagagatagatagattgatagatagatagatatagatagagagagagagagagagagagagagagagagatagatagagatagatagattgatagattgatagatagatagagataaatagagatagatagatagatagatagagagagagagagagatagatagatagatagatatagatagatagatagagatagatagattgatagatagatagatagatagatagagataaatagagatagagagagagagagatagagatagatagatagatagagatagatagatagagatagatagatagatatagatagattgatagatagatagatagagataaatagagatagatagatagatagatagatagatagatagatagatagagagatagatagatagatagagatagatagagagatagatagagagatagatagagagataggtagatagatagatagatagatagatagatagatagatagatagatagatagatagatgttagatagatggatagatggatagatggatagatggatagataaatagagagatagagagatagatagatagatagagatagatagatagagatagatagatagatagagatggatggatggatagatagatagatagagataaatagagatagatagatagagagagagagagatagatagatagagatagatagatagatagagatagatagagagagagagatagctagatagatagattgatagctagatagctagatatagatagatagatagatagatagatagatagatagatagatagatagatagagatagagagagagagagatagatagatagagatggatggatggatggatggatagatagatagatagagataaatagagatagatagatagagagagagatagagatagagatagatagatagagatagatagatagatagagatagatagagatagatagatagatagatagatagatagagatggatggatggatggatagatagatagatagagatagatagatagatagagatggatggatggatggatggatagatagatagagatagatagatagatagagatagatagagatagatagatagatagagatagatagatagatagatagatagatagagatggatggatggatggatggatatatatatatatatatagatagattgatagatagatagagatagatagatagatagagatagatagatagattgatagatagatagagatggatggatggagagagagagagagagagagagagagagagagagagagagagagagagagagagagagagagagagagagagagagagagatactctATGAGACCCTATGATCAAAAGCCAAAGATAATTTTTCACTAcaactggaaatgacatcatcatcatcgaaTTAAAACAGCATTACTCTTCATCCATTCAGAGGACACCATTATGAATGATGCCAAAAGCCATTGAAAATTACGGGAAAATCAACATCCTTTTGGGGAAAACAGTCTTAAATGTTGATAACAAAAGCCATTTTGGTATTATGTtcaattttaaagtttaaaataaaataagtcaaAAGGATgtttattattttccttcctttaaaaaaaaaaacattcagagaCAATGATTATTGTTACATAGCAACATTTTaaagtcttttttcttttcttttccacagATGGGGGCAAAATGAGGGTTTTAAGGGAGGGATTAAAAATGTCCCACCTAATTAGATGTCACCACTGAATGCTGCCCAGTAGAATAACTTGGATATGAATTATTCCAAATCCCAGGGATTTTTTTTCAAGACCTACCTGTTATATCTCTTCACtgagccgagatggtgcagtggttagggtgcagtactgcaggccacttcagctgactgctatctgcagttcagcggttcaaatctcaccggctcaaggttgactcagccttccatccttccaaggtgggtgaaatgaggacccggattgttattgggggcaatatgctgactctgtaaactgcttagagagggctgaaagccctatgaagcggtatataagtctaactgctatttatcGGACATAGCAGCGGGGCggccaaaagccactttctttcttttttccccccggctttttaacccttgcttaactctgcttgagtgatcataaagtcagactaaatgaggcacgtggttctcccgcctcctcctgtagagggcgctttttaagaggcttttttaaacagttaagcagagtcatccactgtgactctgggagcaactagctcagcctgacctccgctcttgcctttttccttttacattttcttttcttttcatgatgacagtggtgaggctctgcctcccctgcccgcACGTCCCTGTTACTGAAAGCCTGAAAGATCTTTACCAGGACTGCTGTTTTGCGTGCTAATGGAAATATTGGCTTCCTGACATGTGCGCTCACTGTTCCATGTACAGCCACCCTTCTAATAAGCAAGCAAATCAACAAGCTAAGTACAAGCAAGTAACCTTGTACGAATATAACCAATGCAGGCGCTTAGCACAACCAAAGGCCTCATGTGAAACGGATTAAGGTTTGCTCAGTTTAAGGCGGCATCGCCAGCTGGGGAGAAGATTCTACTCAACTAAACAAGGTCACAGGGCTGAGCttattaagtaagtaagtaagatctttattacggtcaaagaccagcaatgtacatttgtctttacactatattaaaaaatactaacattaaaatataattaaaaagtattgacattaaaaagtggataataacattacggtccaaagattgttaaaggtatgtccagataattggtacaagatggtactatacttctgtagccaatttttttcttatggacattgcagcagcacagaactttgccactgcatacgtggtaaccgggttagtgtcctggaggagaaagcctagataaaaattgtctgccctccctggcaatctctctaataaggggagaatatgtggagacctacaagctctgtatagctggcagtgtaatagtacatgtgaattatcttccacttctcctttaccacatatacaaacgcgttctgctgtaggtgttctcttatacctgccctggaggagtgctgaaggaagaatgttaaatctggctctgaagaaagctattctttgttttggggagatcaggtcatttagatatcttgccgattcccacacaccctgtttgattctgtccctgctGTGAAAAGGCAACCTATTtaagttcttcttggaactccatgtcccttgAGCTCATTAACTTCcaagttggagggagggagggactgtgGAAAAAAGAGATTGCTTGTTTGAATAATTTCTCCACCCCGCAATGGCCCCGCAAtggggcaaaaaaaaagggggtgaaacCCCAGGTCAGGCACAGGATATTATAGGGGAGACCTTTAGCGGAAGGaagagaatgtctatggagattctcaatcatggttgtcccaaaggtgcttttcccaaaagataattggactttcttggtggttttttttcccccccctttttgaaaaaGTTTCTTTTCTCATTCTTCGGGTTTCTGTATCATGTGGTTTGCGGAACAACCATTTTGCCATGACTCACTGCAGCCCCTAAATGGGGATTACCCGTAAGAGACAGGCTTTGACGATGTGGCCCATCCTTCTAGCAGCCAAAGCAAAATTGTTGACGGAGGCACAGGTTGCTCTGGCCCAGATGCTctagaacagaggtcttcaaacttggcaactttaagactttgtgcaactcccagaattctccggctggagaattctgggagttggagttcacaagtctttgtattgtattgtatttggtttatttgtatgccgcccttctccaggagggactcagggcgtcgAACAACtcagaggggaaagggaacataaacaacagtacacataattaaaatacacgaaaatcacacagccataccagtcgagaggggaggggaactcatcaaccccaggcctgccggcacagccaggttttgacggctttccggaaggcctggagagaggtgagggtccggatctccgcggggagttcattccaaagggccggagctgctacagagaaggccctcccccgggtagtagccagatggcattggctggtggacggaacccggaggcgGCCGACCCTgcgagatctgacgggtctttgggaggtaattggcagcaggcggtctctcaagtacccaggtcttaaagttgccaagtttgccaggtcttaaagttgccaagtttgaagacctctgctctaggAGGCCAGGTGAGCACATCCCAGCAGGTTGCCAATCCTCTGAAAATTACTCCATGGAAGATAGAGTCACATGGAAAACACCCTCAGGCTCCAGCTTTAGTCCTCCTCAGATGTGGGCTTCTCATGAACGATCCACAGTAAGGACATATCTTTTGCAATAAAGTTCAGTGTAACTTCTTGGTCCTAGCTCTGTGGATATGCCCCCATGTAATCTTTGCCCAGGTCTTAGTTTACTGGTCATATGTATACAAAATACTCAGTCTGAATAACCCTCATCGGCTTCCGGTGGGGGAGAGGCTTGCTGGTGGGAGCTGGTCGTTACAGCTCCGGAATCCTGGACGCGTTAGCTGTCTGATGAGCAATCCATCAGCcgtctgacagcttgtttaccttttcttcagGCGAAGGAGATAAGGTGAGCTAATTGTGCTGGGCAACGCGCCAACTAACTCTCTCAGACCGactctgggaggggaggaaggggcacCCGAGAgcagaattgtctccgtgccaggaattcctgTTGTTTATTGGCAACACAAAGCAAACCGCCCATCCTCAGAACAAAAATTTGATTTACTGAATTCAAGACGAGCAGACCCTATACACGTGaactttttaattgtttgtattaatccttagcttcatttttacaagaattccttctgatatcttccttgctaaagagatattcaaaatggcgccgagcagcttcgtaacactgATTGGGCTTTACTACACTTTACTACTAGACTACAATTACTCTCCTGGAATTATCAGAGAGGTAAACTGAGCCTAAATCAACCATTTATCCAATCAATTAAAATAACTTGAGTTTCAATCGACACAAACACCAATCCTGATAATATTCAACAGCGTATCTGCATGCAATTTCATGCAGCAATGATTTGAGGGCGATGTTTTTTTTCAGGCTGTAGACTTTTGgctcatatttttaatatttttatttatttttaatatgtaaCAAAAATCACCATCTTAAATGGAACATCTGATAAACAAATAACACTTTAATTATACAGGAATACTACCAAAATGTTTCTTAAAAATGCATAGTATTGCAGAAGGCAGCAGCTACagcctgtttctctgaaaagaaTTGGCCCCATACAAGTAATTGTTGGGTGCCATTATTCACTGAGCAAGCAGACAACTTCTTGACCAAGTGATTTCTCCTATCTTTTCTCCCCGTTCAGTACCTATCTGTAGTGCAACTTCGGAGGACATGAGAGGGAGTTGTAGTAGGACAGAGAGAATGTTCTATTAAGAATGACCATTCTGTTTGCAAATAGATGCtgggtgaaagccctatgaagcggtatataagtctactgctattgatttCGTTCAATTTATTCCTTGACTTGAATTTTAGTAGCTGAATACTAGTAGGAAGGTAGGCACGAGAAGGAGAAAATGCTTGCTTTCAAACTCAGAACAAACTTCCACATTCTGGAATTTCCAATGAACTATTCTGGACCGTACATGGTTGAGTAGAACCAAACTCTGGATCACTTTGATAGTTTCATTGCCTTAGGTGAAATTAaaggtaaatagcaatagcaattcgacttatataccgcttcatagggctttcagccctctctaagcagtttacagagtcagcatattgcccccaacaatccgggtcctcatttcacccacctcggaaggatggaaggctgagtcaaccttgagccggtgagatttgaaccgccgaactgcagttagcagaagtggcctgcagtactgcactctaaccactgcgccatctcggctctaggGAAGACAGTGTCCTTTGCTCGCTCCCTTTTTCATCAGCTTCTAACATAGTCTATCTGATTAGCCCACCGGCCCTATAAAgggtcttctctttcttctcagcTGCGCCATGTCGAGAACAGTGTCTCCAATCTCCATGGTCCAATCTGTGTTTcccattgagccgaggtggcgcagtggttagagtgcagtactgcaggctacttcagctgactgcagttcggcggttctaatctcaccggctcagggttgacttagccttccatccttccgaggtgggtaaaatgaggagccggattgttattggcggcaatatgctgactctgtaaaccgcttagagagggctgaaagccctatgaagcggtatataaatctaactgctattgctatttcccaatATTTAGTTTCCTCCACTCTTGGCTTCCACCCCAGGCCTCACCATCTCTACCCACAATTCATTTTCCCAAGATCCAAATGGCTTTATTTCCTCTTCCATGTACACACTCCACAATGGGTTACTCAAAATGGGTCAGCTCAGGCATGGGCCTCTCAAAAGCAACTGTTCCATACACAGAACATTGCACACATCCCCAATCACAATATGGCTTTCACTCCTTCTACtcagaaataatatatttaagaCACACAGATAGTTCACATCTctacaaatacaataaaatccaTTTAAACAAAACGTAAGACATAATTATATCAAAAGTAGtattcataatttttttaaactaaaacaaaatctgtttttttagAGACTTAGtgggcaaaaagaaaagaagaattcgtTTTGCAGCTGAAGAGAGACCAGTCTGAATTTAGTTAATGTACTacactaaaataataaaactgaCGCTTTGAATATTGTAAAAGGAAGTTTTTTGTACAGTCTATGCAATTCTACTTTATGTTGTAAAAGTTTATGAGGCTGCAATGCAGTGTAATTTTAACTGTAATCTGCatgattcatatatatatatatatgcaatcaAATTAGTTTATATAAATGTAAAGTGacctaaattaaaattaaaagtgggcacagtGGAAGCACCTCATGTTTATATCCAAAGCACTTACAGATCATTATCTGTAATTGGCATATTATAGCCAATTATATTTACCCTGTAGAAGTCAATGGACTAAAAACAATGTTCAGATGTTGCAACCAACATTTCAAATTGAATGAACATTGGAGAAAACAGCATAAATAACTTGAGTCTTTCCCAGTTCCACTGTGAAACCAAAATTGCATCCATTTCAATTGAAGTTGTGAAATAAGACATAATTCTATACTTCACAAATCTCACTTTTGGAATGATTTAGAAGTTAAGAGTTTGGTTACACTTTTCAAGTTATGAGAGAGGTGGAGAAGGCAGATATGCAACTTCACAGTGCTTCCTTTTTCATAGTTTTTCTAGTACATACATTGGTGCCAAGGAATCAGCTTTAGGAAAACATGTAACAGGGGTGCCTTAAATAAGAAATTAGAGTTAGGTTGCAAAAATCTAATTTCCTAAACACTTAGGCAAACCTGGTGGCGTTTtggttttgcaacatttttttaacCTAGAGAATAAATATAACCTGTCATGAAATTGCTGTATTTGCAAGGCACGAAGGCGGCTAAAAAAGGCAAATTTGGCACACAAAAAACAATCTTTCTTCCTGATTATATTCATCCCTGATAGAAAACAAGCTGGTTATGGTTAGGATTTTtttcccgtgacccgacaaaagcgcgaacgtcataagcgcgccgacaaaaccgcggcgctaaaaccgcgatgtcaaaagcgcgtcaacaacagcgcgccaacaacagcgtgccgacagaagcgcgatttaagttaaggtaaggtttagggttaggtttagggttaggttacagcgcgcttctgtcggcgcgctgttgttggcgcgcttcagggctcattcatcgcgcggttttgttggcgcggttttgtcaccgcggtttagtcaggcgcgcttttgtcgttcgcgcatttgtggtggaacctttttttCCTAGATAATGAAACACAGAGGCGAGAGAACTGGCCAATTGATGAATTGTTGAAAGTAAGTGAAATAATACTTTGTTTTATTTAACAATGACAGAACGTCTAGTGGTTTAAATGTTCTGTTCTGTGCTTCTTTTGGAGTTTTGATACCACTTGCGGAAAACTGTTCCGGAGCTACTGGCTACCACACACAGAGCACCTCCCACTGTCCACCATCTTGGTATATGATTAAGAAAAAGCACTTGAAATATAAAAGCGAACACCACATCCATGGTTTTCATTATAGCCACGGGGCCAGCTTTTTCGATCTGCAATGCTTTAGTAAGAAATATCTGGCCGCCAAGTCCTAACACTCCAATTAATATTAGGAGAAATCTGTCTATACCACAATTGGGCAAACTCCACGCATCCATTATAAAAAGCGTGATTACACAGACAATTAGCCCAATTATTGCGTAATACCAAACGGACAGAAAATAGTGGACGGATTTCCCCATTTTCCTTAGGATGACAAACGTTAAGGCAGCGGCTACGGCACTTGCGATGGCCGCGATGGTTCCTTTGAGGTGATCCGCGTAGCTTTCTTCCAGGTCGAGGACATTGGATCCGAATAAGAAAGGGGGCCTTGCTATAAACACGACTCCGGTGATCGTAATCAGGGTGAAAAGAAGGTCCCAGAGACTGTATTTCTCTTTGAGGAAGATCCAGGCAAAGAAAGATGTAAAAACCGGGCTGCTGAATGTAATGACGGTCGCGTCGGCAAGCGGCATCACTTGGAAAGAATAGTAAACAAGGATCATTGCACTGGAGCCAAGGAGTCCTCGGAGGAAAAGAACGATTCGCTTGTCCTTTGGTCC from Thamnophis elegans isolate rThaEle1 chromosome 15, rThaEle1.pri, whole genome shotgun sequence includes the following:
- the SLC35G1 gene encoding solute carrier family 35 member G1; the protein is MVQDQGGGEEAAGLSAGGAEAAERWELRRGGTGTPEEEEEDGGAPEQPCPSQVHDMEAAGAAKPGEGASWTCCPMRGIKMKSGCPGLGLFYTLLSAFLFSVASLFLKKIEDVHSVEISAIRCVFQITFVLPGLIYFKTGFLGPKDKRIVLFLRGLLGSSAMILVYYSFQVMPLADATVITFSSPVFTSFFAWIFLKEKYSLWDLLFTLITITGVVFIARPPFLFGSNVLDLEESYADHLKGTIAAIASAVAAALTFVILRKMGKSVHYFLSVWYYAIIGLIVCVITLFIMDAWSLPNCGIDRFLLILIGVLGLGGQIFLTKALQIEKAGPVAIMKTMDVVFAFIFQVLFLNHIPRWWTVGGALCVVASSSGTVFRKWYQNSKRSTEQNI